One genomic window of Ruminococcus gauvreauii includes the following:
- a CDS encoding 4'-phosphopantetheinyl transferase family protein, which yields MIYLFDELQTFTETVRHEAYRLLPEQRLEKIGNYRFERDRDLGMITYLLLRYALREEYAIDEAVTFVCGPHGKPYLKEYPEIHFNFSHCREGALCAVSSSPVGVDIQEIETSYEKVMRRSMSGPEIRVISESPMPDTAFTTFWVLKECYIKYRGTGLSEELRTLDFSQAVGNRRFRDCFCYHDHTPRYCYSYCSGTSGAPKVRRLSAGQLLL from the coding sequence ATGATCTATCTGTTTGATGAATTACAGACTTTTACAGAGACTGTCCGACACGAGGCATATCGTCTTCTTCCCGAACAGCGCCTTGAAAAAATCGGAAATTATCGCTTTGAACGTGACCGCGACCTTGGTATGATCACATATCTTCTCCTGCGCTATGCCTTGAGGGAAGAGTACGCCATCGATGAGGCCGTCACGTTTGTTTGCGGTCCGCACGGAAAACCATACCTGAAAGAATATCCGGAAATACATTTTAACTTCTCACACTGCCGGGAGGGCGCGCTCTGCGCTGTCTCCTCCTCCCCTGTCGGTGTCGACATTCAGGAAATCGAGACGTCATATGAAAAAGTGATGCGCAGATCCATGTCCGGTCCGGAAATCAGGGTGATCTCAGAAAGTCCCATGCCGGACACCGCGTTCACCACATTCTGGGTGTTAAAAGAGTGCTACATCAAGTACCGCGGAACGGGATTGTCCGAGGAACTGCGGACTCTGGACTTTTCGCAGGCTGTCGGTAACCGCCGCTTCCGGGACTGTTTCTGTTATCACGATCACACTCCGCGCTATTGTTATTCATACTGTTCCGGCACCTCCGGCGCCCCTAAGGTCAGACGGCTCTCTGCAGGTCAGCTGCTTTTATAA
- a CDS encoding sugar phosphate isomerase/epimerase family protein translates to MYLSICTGVYGDFSYPDMLDKVKAHGLNHVELCVGGWGPNPHGYATDLLEDEDKLKAFKDELDKRGMEISAFNCSGNPLAPGPMGEKHSKSAYDTVTLAGKLGVKTIVMMSGLPAGAPGDKTPNWVVATQSVPPDYPYLEETVRYQWEDVAIPWWKEFAKHADANGVKIALEEFPGQLVYNVSTLFKLREAVGPTIGMNLDPSHLLIMGADPIASARALGDAIYYVHGKDARIERGLCDVDGLLDNRHVEDVAERTWNYVAVGCGQDLKWWKEFFSVLSMVGYKGVVSLEMEDLTMSVEAGVVTSIDALEATISK, encoded by the coding sequence ATGTATTTATCAATCTGTACAGGTGTATACGGGGATTTTTCTTACCCGGATATGCTGGACAAGGTAAAAGCACATGGTTTAAACCATGTGGAATTATGTGTCGGCGGCTGGGGACCAAATCCTCATGGATACGCGACAGATCTTCTTGAAGACGAAGATAAATTGAAAGCGTTCAAAGATGAGCTGGACAAACGCGGGATGGAAATTTCTGCATTTAACTGCTCCGGAAATCCGCTTGCTCCCGGACCGATGGGCGAGAAGCACAGCAAGAGCGCCTATGACACGGTCACGCTGGCAGGCAAACTCGGTGTGAAGACGATTGTCATGATGTCGGGACTTCCAGCAGGAGCACCTGGAGATAAGACACCGAACTGGGTTGTGGCAACACAGTCTGTTCCGCCGGATTATCCGTATCTGGAAGAGACGGTTCGTTACCAGTGGGAGGACGTGGCTATTCCGTGGTGGAAAGAATTTGCGAAACACGCAGATGCAAACGGCGTGAAAATCGCTCTGGAAGAATTTCCGGGGCAGCTGGTGTATAATGTCAGCACCTTATTCAAACTGCGTGAAGCCGTGGGACCGACGATCGGCATGAACCTTGACCCGTCACACCTGCTGATCATGGGTGCAGACCCGATCGCCTCAGCGAGAGCGCTGGGCGACGCGATCTACTATGTGCATGGAAAAGATGCGCGTATCGAGCGCGGACTGTGTGACGTGGATGGTCTTCTGGACAATCGCCATGTGGAGGATGTGGCAGAACGTACCTGGAATTACGTAGCGGTAGGCTGCGGCCAGGACCTGAAATGGTGGAAAGAGTTCTTCTCCGTACTCAGTATGGTAGGATATAAAGGCGTTGTTTCGCTGGAAATGGAAGATCTCACAATGTCTGTTGAGGCGGGCGTGGTAACTTCAATCGATGCACTGGAGGCCACAATCAGCAAATAA
- a CDS encoding SH3 domain-containing protein → MRRKIMSTALVFVLCTGILTGCNPFPLREEAKVTQPKTPGQMEDEAEHEEEDDGDVIAPDETPDGTVMYCSSAVNVRTMPSTQGAVIGELTAGQRVTVTGKESGWYEIVFEGGSAYVYEDYLTDTKQE, encoded by the coding sequence ATGAGAAGAAAGATAATGAGCACCGCCCTGGTATTTGTTTTATGTACCGGTATTTTAACGGGATGCAATCCATTTCCGCTTCGGGAAGAGGCGAAAGTGACCCAGCCGAAGACTCCGGGACAAATGGAAGATGAAGCCGAGCATGAAGAGGAAGATGACGGCGATGTGATCGCTCCGGATGAGACGCCGGACGGCACTGTCATGTACTGCAGTTCTGCGGTCAATGTACGGACGATGCCGAGCACACAGGGTGCTGTGATTGGCGAATTGACTGCCGGGCAGAGGGTTACGGTCACCGGAAAAGAAAGCGGATGGTATGAAATCGTATTTGAAGGCGGGAGTGCCTATGTATACGAGGATTATCTGACAGATACAAAACAAGAATGA
- a CDS encoding MATE family efflux transporter, whose protein sequence is MLFSNKDLKKLIIPLIVEQILSVAVGMVDTTMVSLAGEAAISGVSLVDMVVNLLNSIFAALATGGAVIVSQYIGKKKRETACEAANQLLLIAMVISTVIMAVMLLFKAPLLRLIYGEIDADVMRNAQIYLVYIALGFPFLAIFNCCAALFRSMGNAKISMQAALGMNAVNIIGDTFLIYGLHMGVAGAAIASTISRIFAAGILLYQVRNPENLIYIRFASVFRPAPKLIKKILYIAIPSGIENGLFQLGRVLVVSIIAGFGTAQIAANAVANNLDNLGLLPGHAINLAVITVIGRCMGAGDSAQAKYYLKKLLKITYMMLACLNIVLLASLPWILNVYSLSEEAYRCAFVLVWIHDGVGTFLWPLSFTVAHALRASGDVKYTMFISIFSMVTFRLVFSVILGQYLGWGAIGVWVAMVIDWVFRTIAFGVRYKKGKWKQIQVV, encoded by the coding sequence ATGTTGTTTTCGAATAAAGATCTTAAAAAGCTGATCATTCCGCTGATCGTAGAGCAGATTCTGTCCGTTGCGGTTGGAATGGTCGATACAACGATGGTCTCACTTGCCGGTGAAGCGGCGATCTCGGGCGTATCACTCGTGGATATGGTAGTAAATCTGCTGAACAGTATCTTTGCTGCGCTGGCAACGGGGGGAGCCGTTATTGTCTCACAGTATATCGGAAAGAAGAAGAGAGAGACTGCCTGCGAGGCCGCCAATCAGCTGCTTCTGATCGCCATGGTCATCTCGACTGTGATCATGGCGGTGATGCTGCTTTTCAAAGCGCCGCTTCTTCGGCTGATCTACGGGGAAATTGACGCCGATGTTATGCGAAATGCACAGATTTATCTGGTTTACATCGCTCTGGGCTTTCCATTTCTGGCGATTTTTAACTGCTGTGCGGCGCTGTTCCGTTCCATGGGAAATGCAAAGATTTCCATGCAGGCGGCATTGGGGATGAATGCGGTCAATATCATTGGCGATACATTTTTAATCTATGGCCTGCACATGGGGGTGGCGGGAGCCGCGATCGCATCAACGATCTCCAGGATATTTGCAGCAGGCATCCTGCTGTATCAGGTGCGAAATCCTGAAAATCTGATCTATATCCGGTTTGCTTCTGTGTTTCGTCCGGCGCCGAAGCTGATCAAAAAGATTTTATATATTGCGATCCCGAGCGGTATTGAAAACGGTCTGTTCCAACTGGGGCGTGTGCTGGTGGTGAGCATCATCGCCGGGTTTGGGACGGCTCAGATTGCCGCCAACGCAGTGGCGAATAACCTGGACAATCTTGGCCTTCTGCCGGGACATGCAATCAATCTGGCAGTCATCACCGTGATAGGACGGTGCATGGGGGCGGGTGACAGTGCGCAGGCGAAGTATTACCTGAAAAAGCTGCTGAAGATCACCTATATGATGCTTGCCTGCCTGAATATCGTGCTGCTCGCCAGCCTTCCGTGGATTCTGAATGTCTATTCCCTGTCGGAGGAAGCGTACCGCTGTGCCTTTGTGCTGGTATGGATCCATGACGGAGTGGGCACCTTCCTGTGGCCGTTATCGTTTACTGTCGCGCATGCGCTGCGCGCTTCCGGTGATGTGAAATATACGATGTTTATCTCTATTTTTTCGATGGTCACATTCCGCCTGGTCTTCAGTGTGATACTGGGACAGTATCTGGGCTGGGGGGCAATCGGCGTCTGGGTGGCCATGGTGATTGACTGGGTGTTTCGGACGATTGCTTTCGGCGTGCGCTATAAAAAGGGGAAATGGAAACAGATACAGGTGGTTTAG
- the fabG gene encoding 3-oxoacyl-[acyl-carrier-protein] reductase produces the protein MLNSKVALVTGASRGIGRAVAVKLASMGAYVIVNYHSAEDKAEGVVQEIIANGGHAESYGCDVADFTAVGSMIQDLLEKHGHIDILVNNAGITRDQFIGKISEADYDLVMDTNCKSCFNTMHHLAAHFLERKSGRVINLTSTSGVLGNVAQANYAASKAGIIGLTKTMGREWASRGITVNAIAPGFIRTDMTEGLSDKIKEKTIARIPMQRMGDPEDVANMTAFFASDEAAYITGQIICVDGGMAI, from the coding sequence ATGTTAAACAGTAAAGTTGCGCTTGTGACAGGCGCGAGCAGGGGAATTGGACGGGCAGTCGCAGTAAAGCTGGCTTCTATGGGAGCTTACGTGATCGTCAATTATCACAGTGCAGAAGATAAGGCAGAAGGAGTCGTGCAGGAGATTATTGCAAACGGCGGACATGCCGAGAGCTATGGTTGTGATGTTGCTGACTTTACGGCCGTCGGCAGTATGATTCAGGATCTGCTTGAAAAACACGGACATATTGACATCCTGGTCAATAATGCCGGTATCACGAGAGATCAGTTTATCGGTAAGATCAGTGAAGCAGATTATGACCTGGTCATGGATACAAACTGCAAGAGCTGCTTTAACACCATGCACCATCTGGCCGCACATTTCCTGGAGAGAAAGAGCGGAAGAGTGATCAACCTGACATCCACTTCAGGAGTGCTCGGCAATGTGGCGCAGGCCAACTATGCGGCATCCAAGGCGGGCATCATCGGCCTGACCAAGACCATGGGCAGGGAATGGGCAAGCCGCGGGATCACGGTGAATGCGATCGCACCGGGCTTTATCAGAACGGATATGACGGAAGGACTCTCTGACAAGATCAAGGAGAAGACGATTGCCAGAATTCCGATGCAGCGCATGGGAGATCCGGAAGATGTTGCAAACATGACAGCTTTCTTTGCTTCGGATGAAGCCGCATACATAACAGGGCAGATTATCTGTGTAGATGGAGGTATGGCCATCTAG
- a CDS encoding Gfo/Idh/MocA family protein — translation MSDVLRVGVVGTGAIGRTHIERINNTLQGARAVACSDVNVEFGTSVAEKYGCKFFEDGEEMIASDEVDAVVVTTIDEFHEKYVTAAVKAGKFVLCEKPLAPKADACKRIMEAEMAGGKHLVQVGFMRRYDPGYNQLKKMLDSGEFGDALMVHCCHRNATCPDYTTTAMSVENTMIHEIDVMRWLLGEEYDEVEVVFPKASRKSTEILRDPQIMYLTTKSGVRIDVEAFVKCGYGYDIKCEVCCEDGTLNLPEPANAMIRTNASRVTPICKDWSERFIDAYNIEFQAWINACKENRVDGPTSWDGYVGQVTASTASIARDTQTKQKIVLEECPEFYK, via the coding sequence CGCCATCGGAAGGACACATATTGAGAGAATCAACAATACCCTGCAGGGAGCACGTGCAGTTGCCTGCTCTGATGTCAATGTGGAGTTCGGAACAAGCGTAGCTGAAAAATACGGCTGCAAATTCTTTGAAGACGGAGAAGAAATGATCGCTTCTGATGAAGTGGATGCTGTTGTTGTTACCACGATCGATGAGTTCCATGAGAAATACGTAACTGCCGCAGTGAAAGCAGGAAAATTTGTTCTCTGCGAGAAACCGCTGGCACCGAAAGCCGATGCGTGCAAACGGATCATGGAGGCGGAGATGGCAGGCGGTAAACATCTGGTTCAGGTTGGTTTTATGAGACGTTATGATCCGGGATACAATCAGCTGAAAAAAATGCTGGATTCCGGTGAGTTCGGCGATGCGCTGATGGTACACTGCTGCCACAGAAATGCGACGTGCCCGGATTATACGACGACAGCCATGTCTGTTGAGAACACGATGATCCATGAGATCGATGTGATGAGATGGCTGCTCGGTGAAGAATACGATGAAGTTGAAGTGGTATTCCCGAAGGCATCCAGAAAATCAACGGAAATTTTAAGAGACCCGCAGATCATGTACCTGACCACAAAATCCGGGGTCAGAATTGACGTCGAGGCGTTTGTGAAATGCGGCTACGGATATGACATCAAATGCGAAGTTTGCTGTGAGGACGGAACACTGAATCTTCCGGAGCCGGCAAATGCGATGATCAGAACAAACGCATCCCGTGTGACACCGATCTGTAAGGACTGGTCGGAGCGCTTTATCGACGCTTACAACATTGAATTCCAGGCATGGATCAATGCGTGCAAGGAAAACAGAGTTGACGGACCTACGTCCTGGGATGGTTACGTAGGACAGGTGACTGCATCTACAGCATCGATTGCGAGAGATACACAGACAAAACAGAAGATTGTGCTTGAAGAGTGCCCGGAATTCTATAAGTAG
- a CDS encoding ABC transporter substrate-binding protein, whose amino-acid sequence MKNIKKFISLALVAALAVSSLAACGKKESSDSGESAGTENAGSEESSVIKIGGIGPTTGGAAVYGQAVKNGAEMAVKEINAAGGINGAQIELNFQDDEHDAEKAVNAYNTLKDWGMQALLGAVTSVPCIAVAEESQKDNIFQLTPSGTAVECVQYENAFRVCFSDPNQGVASADYIAENQLATKIAVIYDSSDTYSSGIYQAFAAEAKTKGLEIVAAEAFTADNKTDFSVQIQKAKDAGAELVFLPFYYQEASLVLKQAKSMSYSPIFFSCDGLDGILDVEGFDASLAEGAMFLAPFCATSEDETVKTFVTAFEDAYGETPNQFAADAYDGIYILKEAMEKAEVTADMSASDISDALKAVMTEITFSGVTAKEMTWTADGEPEKAPMVLQIENGKYKEL is encoded by the coding sequence ATGAAAAATATCAAGAAATTTATTAGTCTTGCTTTAGTTGCTGCGTTGGCTGTATCAAGTCTTGCGGCATGCGGAAAAAAAGAATCATCTGACAGCGGAGAAAGTGCCGGTACTGAGAATGCCGGTTCAGAGGAAAGTTCTGTAATCAAGATCGGTGGAATCGGACCAACTACAGGCGGTGCTGCCGTATACGGACAGGCTGTTAAAAACGGCGCTGAGATGGCAGTCAAGGAGATTAACGCTGCGGGCGGAATCAATGGCGCACAGATCGAACTGAATTTTCAGGATGATGAGCACGATGCCGAGAAAGCAGTAAATGCTTATAACACCCTGAAAGACTGGGGAATGCAGGCGCTGCTCGGAGCTGTAACGTCTGTACCGTGTATCGCGGTGGCAGAAGAGTCACAGAAAGATAATATCTTCCAGCTGACACCATCCGGAACAGCGGTAGAGTGTGTACAGTATGAGAATGCATTCCGTGTATGTTTCTCTGACCCGAACCAGGGTGTAGCTTCTGCAGATTATATCGCAGAAAACCAGCTGGCTACAAAGATCGCTGTCATCTATGACAGCTCTGATACGTATTCTTCGGGAATCTACCAGGCATTTGCAGCCGAAGCAAAGACAAAGGGACTGGAAATCGTAGCAGCCGAGGCATTTACTGCTGACAACAAGACAGATTTCTCTGTGCAGATTCAGAAAGCAAAAGATGCCGGTGCTGAACTGGTATTCCTGCCATTCTACTATCAGGAGGCATCCCTGGTACTGAAACAGGCGAAGAGCATGAGCTACAGCCCGATCTTCTTCAGCTGTGACGGTCTGGACGGTATTCTGGATGTGGAAGGATTTGATGCATCTCTGGCAGAAGGAGCAATGTTCCTGGCACCGTTCTGTGCAACATCAGAAGATGAGACTGTAAAAACATTCGTGACAGCTTTTGAAGATGCTTACGGTGAGACACCGAACCAGTTTGCGGCAGATGCCTATGACGGTATCTATATCTTAAAAGAGGCTATGGAAAAAGCGGAAGTGACTGCCGATATGAGTGCATCTGACATCAGTGATGCGTTGAAGGCAGTGATGACGGAAATCACATTCAGCGGTGTGACAGCAAAAGAGATGACATGGACAGCTGATGGTGAGCCGGAGAAAGCTCCGATGGTACTTCAGATCGAAAACGGAAAATACAAAGAACTGTAA
- a CDS encoding cupin domain-containing protein, giving the protein MVRKPEVKVVEGLRGGMGSVEFHYIVSEEELNGHGKMYAMLRVMPHSSIGRHQHVGNTEPYYILSGHGVFEDNDGTRTEVGPGDVCVINFNESHSIENHSDEPLDLMALIYFE; this is encoded by the coding sequence ATGGTAAGAAAACCTGAGGTTAAGGTGGTGGAAGGTCTGCGCGGCGGGATGGGAAGCGTGGAATTTCATTACATTGTGTCGGAGGAGGAATTAAACGGGCATGGGAAAATGTATGCGATGCTCCGCGTGATGCCTCACAGCAGCATCGGACGTCATCAGCACGTGGGAAATACGGAGCCGTATTACATCTTAAGCGGACACGGTGTGTTCGAAGACAACGACGGAACGCGAACAGAGGTCGGACCGGGTGATGTCTGTGTGATCAATTTCAATGAATCACACTCGATTGAAAATCATTCGGATGAACCGCTGGATCTGATGGCGCTGATATATTTTGAATAG
- a CDS encoding MATE family efflux transporter has translation MLFSNKDLRKLIIPLIIEQVLAITVGMVDTAMVSMAGEAAISGVSLVDMIVNLMINIFAALATGGAVIVSQYLGKRKRETACEAANQLLLISLVISVVIMAVMLIFRQPILSLIYGDIEPEVMQNALTYLVYISIGFPFLALFNSCAALFRSMGNSRISMQAALIMNIINVAGDTLLIYGLHMGAAGAAIASTFSRFCSAVILIYCARSQKNEVYIRISHIFRANLVLIRKILYIGIPSGIESGLFQLGRVLVVSIIAGFGTAQIAANAVANNLDALGVIAGLSINLAVITVIGRCMGAGDSRQAAFYMKKLLKITYLLTLCTNIVLLGGLPWILNIYSLSPEAYHYAFILVWIHNVAGTLIWPLSFMVPNALRAAGDVKYTMFISIFSMVVFRLAASVILGSYLQWGAIGVWIAMVLDWSFRTVMFGVRYKKGKWKKMRIV, from the coding sequence ATGCTTTTTTCTAACAAAGACCTGAGAAAATTAATCATCCCATTGATCATCGAACAGGTTCTGGCGATCACCGTCGGAATGGTCGATACGGCAATGGTATCTATGGCCGGAGAAGCTGCAATCTCCGGCGTTTCTCTTGTAGACATGATTGTGAATCTGATGATCAATATCTTCGCCGCGCTGGCAACGGGAGGCGCGGTCATCGTTTCACAGTATCTGGGGAAACGTAAGAGAGAGACGGCATGTGAGGCTGCGAATCAGCTGCTGCTCATATCGCTTGTTATCTCCGTTGTCATTATGGCGGTCATGCTCATTTTCCGGCAGCCCATCCTGAGTCTGATCTACGGAGATATTGAACCGGAAGTCATGCAGAATGCACTGACGTATCTGGTGTATATTTCCATCGGTTTCCCGTTTCTTGCATTGTTTAACTCCTGTGCTGCGCTGTTTCGTTCCATGGGGAATTCCAGGATTTCCATGCAGGCAGCACTGATTATGAATATCATAAATGTGGCAGGCGACACACTCCTGATCTATGGACTTCATATGGGTGCAGCGGGTGCCGCCATCGCTTCCACATTCTCCAGATTCTGTTCCGCAGTTATTTTGATTTACTGCGCGCGCAGTCAGAAGAATGAAGTGTATATCCGCATCAGTCATATCTTCCGGGCAAATCTGGTGCTGATCAGAAAGATACTGTATATCGGTATTCCGAGCGGTATAGAAAGCGGTTTGTTTCAGCTGGGCCGTGTGCTTGTAGTCAGTATCATCGCCGGATTCGGGACAGCGCAGATCGCTGCCAACGCGGTGGCAAACAATCTCGATGCCCTTGGCGTTATCGCCGGATTGTCGATCAATCTGGCGGTCATCACAGTGATCGGCCGCTGCATGGGTGCCGGTGACAGCCGGCAGGCAGCATTTTACATGAAGAAACTATTGAAAATAACATACTTACTTACCCTGTGTACCAATATCGTACTGCTGGGCGGACTTCCGTGGATCCTGAATATTTATTCGCTGTCTCCGGAGGCGTATCACTATGCCTTCATTCTGGTATGGATTCACAACGTGGCGGGCACGCTGATCTGGCCGCTGTCCTTCATGGTGCCGAACGCGCTGCGTGCGGCAGGTGATGTGAAATATACGATGTTTATCTCCATTTTTTCGATGGTGGTATTCCGACTGGCTGCCAGTGTGATCCTTGGAAGTTATCTGCAGTGGGGAGCGATTGGCGTTTGGATTGCCATGGTTCTCGACTGGTCTTTCCGTACGGTCATGTTTGGCGTTCGTTATAAAAAAGGAAAATGGAAGAAAATGAGGATAGTCTGA
- a CDS encoding MATE family efflux transporter has protein sequence MTQYPVTSIIISTTDLFNGGGILQMSKFETNLSEGNVATQLIKFSLPFLVSNLIQSLYNVADMLIVGNFSGTNSLSGVNIGGQITFVLTNIIVGLCTGGTVLIAQYLGANKRENMKKVTATLMTTLLIGAVVITAAMLILKVPILRLMQTPSEAFSEANRYLTVTVSGIIFIFGYNAFSAILRGMGDSKRPFYFVLIACVTNIAMDLLLVGTFHLGAFGAAAATVFSQALSMILCMVYLMRNDFIFDFRPSSFRIDRFSMKKIFQIGLPSAVQNGVTGLSFMIITTLANVIGGVEASAAVGVVSKFNGFAIMPAVAMGASISTMCAQNIGASRWDRALKACKIGTGIAAFVSFVIFVLAELFPAEILSMFDSNPGMIAYGITYIRPFALDYLVVPFCFCINGLYIASGHTTFSLINSMMSALLLRIPACILISTVFGLGIAGVGMGAPIASAGSLLLIIWFYFSGKWRKNLAQ, from the coding sequence TTGACACAATACCCTGTCACTTCTATTATTATAAGTACTACAGATCTTTTTAACGGGGGAGGAATACTGCAAATGAGTAAATTTGAAACCAATCTATCAGAGGGGAACGTCGCCACACAGCTGATCAAATTTTCCCTTCCCTTTCTGGTGTCCAATCTCATACAGTCGCTTTACAATGTCGCAGATATGTTGATCGTAGGGAACTTCAGCGGCACAAACAGCCTGTCAGGAGTTAATATCGGGGGCCAGATCACTTTTGTCCTGACCAACATCATCGTGGGGCTCTGTACCGGCGGTACCGTTCTGATTGCACAGTATCTGGGAGCGAACAAGCGTGAGAACATGAAAAAAGTAACGGCTACTCTGATGACCACGCTGCTGATCGGAGCCGTTGTCATCACCGCCGCGATGCTGATCTTAAAAGTTCCGATTCTCCGCCTGATGCAGACGCCTTCAGAGGCTTTTTCAGAGGCTAACCGCTATCTGACCGTGACGGTCAGCGGTATCATCTTTATCTTCGGTTATAATGCATTCAGCGCCATTCTGCGCGGTATGGGCGATAGTAAGCGCCCCTTTTATTTCGTGCTGATCGCATGCGTCACAAATATCGCGATGGATCTTCTGCTGGTTGGAACTTTCCATCTCGGTGCCTTCGGTGCTGCCGCAGCTACAGTCTTTTCACAGGCCCTCAGCATGATCCTCTGCATGGTCTATCTGATGAGGAATGATTTTATCTTTGATTTCAGACCGTCTTCCTTCCGGATCGACCGTTTCAGCATGAAAAAAATATTCCAGATCGGTCTGCCCAGTGCCGTACAGAACGGCGTTACGGGCCTCTCCTTTATGATCATCACCACGCTTGCCAATGTCATCGGCGGTGTGGAGGCATCTGCCGCAGTGGGTGTCGTATCCAAATTCAACGGATTTGCGATCATGCCGGCGGTTGCCATGGGTGCATCCATCTCCACCATGTGTGCACAGAATATTGGAGCCAGCCGATGGGACAGGGCACTGAAAGCGTGTAAGATCGGAACCGGAATCGCTGCCTTCGTCAGCTTTGTCATATTTGTTCTGGCAGAACTGTTTCCCGCCGAAATACTGTCAATGTTTGACAGTAATCCTGGCATGATCGCATACGGCATCACCTACATCCGGCCATTTGCCCTGGATTATCTGGTGGTACCTTTCTGCTTCTGCATCAACGGGCTTTATATTGCCTCAGGACACACGACGTTCTCACTGATCAACAGCATGATGTCCGCCCTGTTGCTGCGGATACCCGCGTGTATTTTGATCTCCACTGTCTTCGGACTGGGTATCGCAGGGGTAGGCATGGGAGCTCCGATCGCTTCTGCCGGCTCCCTGCTTCTTATTATATGGTTCTATTTCAGCGGAAAATGGAGGAAAAATCTGGCGCAATGA
- a CDS encoding sugar phosphate isomerase/epimerase family protein, translating into MKIAFDVDVLAKQMDINRMVHQVADWGYKYIEQSPHPRINPFYKHPLFSEECEAEYRQALKETGVEISSFIVVYRWSGPTEEQRQFAVANWKKIVEIAVNMGVTVINTELSGDPNQQEICNGMWFKSMEELLPLFEKEGIRVEIQSHPYDFCELNNETCDMVKSFRSKNLGYVYSSPHGFFYDEGKGDVRTMLQYAGDELTHVLFADTYNQTLDCRYIANPPWLNGRGKADVTIHQHLAMGEGDVDFDGIFETLRDMDFANKQMKADAPKVGGDNIACVSMFGFPEKMDRQAPEARERIEKELLGK; encoded by the coding sequence ATGAAGATAGCATTTGACGTTGACGTTTTGGCAAAACAGATGGATATCAACCGTATGGTGCATCAGGTAGCAGACTGGGGTTATAAATATATCGAACAGTCCCCGCACCCGCGCATCAATCCATTTTATAAACACCCTCTTTTTTCTGAGGAGTGTGAAGCTGAGTACCGGCAGGCACTGAAGGAAACAGGGGTTGAGATTTCATCTTTTATCGTTGTTTACCGCTGGTCGGGCCCGACGGAGGAGCAGAGACAGTTTGCGGTTGCCAACTGGAAGAAGATCGTTGAGATCGCCGTTAATATGGGAGTTACCGTTATCAATACGGAATTGTCCGGCGATCCGAACCAGCAGGAGATCTGCAATGGCATGTGGTTTAAATCCATGGAAGAGCTGCTGCCTCTGTTTGAAAAAGAAGGAATCCGGGTTGAGATCCAGTCTCATCCGTATGATTTCTGCGAGCTGAATAATGAGACCTGCGATATGGTAAAATCGTTCCGTTCCAAAAACCTGGGGTACGTATATTCCTCACCGCACGGTTTCTTCTACGATGAAGGGAAAGGCGATGTGCGCACCATGCTGCAGTATGCCGGCGACGAGCTGACACACGTGTTGTTTGCAGACACGTATAACCAGACTCTGGACTGCCGTTATATCGCGAATCCGCCCTGGCTGAACGGCCGCGGAAAGGCAGACGTTACCATCCATCAGCACCTGGCTATGGGTGAGGGTGATGTCGATTTCGACGGCATCTTCGAGACGCTGCGCGATATGGATTTTGCAAATAAGCAGATGAAAGCAGACGCGCCTAAGGTTGGCGGAGACAATATCGCATGCGTATCGATGTTTGGTTTCCCTGAAAAAATGGACAGGCAGGCGCCGGAAGCAAGAGAGCGAATTGAAAAGGAACTGCTTGGTAAATAA